A part of Trachemys scripta elegans isolate TJP31775 unplaced genomic scaffold, CAS_Tse_1.0 scaffold_31, whole genome shotgun sequence genomic DNA contains:
- the LOC117870542 gene encoding putative olfactory receptor 10D4, with the protein MGLVNHTLVTHFILLGIPNTDGLQTILFVTFLTFYLCTLLGNLLIFSAILADRRLHTPMYFFLCNLSIVDLGFSSISTPKLLANLWAQSRVISRGGCMSQVFFYHFLGSTECLLCTVMAYDRYVAICHPLRYLLIMNWRVCALLAAGTWITSSFHATILTSLTFTLPYCGSNVVDYFFCDIFPVVKLACADTYIIETVTFTNTGMVPMTCFLLILTSYVRIVYSILKINSADGRRKAASTCGSHLAVVTLFFGPCALVYTQPQLSTGMVSAVQLFGYVVTPMLNPAIYTLRNKEVKAALRKLRGGQMPPR; encoded by the coding sequence ATGGGACTGGTCAACCACACTCTGGTGACTCATTTTATCCTCTTAGGGATCCCCAACACCGACGGCCTCCAGACCATCCTCTTCGTCACCTTCTTAACCTTCTACCTCTGCACCCTGCTGGGCAACCTGCTCATCTTCTCAGCCATCCTTGCTGACCGCCGCctgcacacccccatgtacttcttcctctgCAACCTCTCCATTGTAGACCTTGGATTCTCTTCCATCAGCACCCCTAAGTTGCTGGCCAACCTCTGGGCTCAGAGCAGGGTCATCTCGCGGGGCGGGTGCATGTCCCAGGTCTTCTTCTACCACTTTCTGGGCAGCACCGAGTGCCTGCTCTGCACCGTCATGGCCTACGACCGGTACGTGGCCATCTGCCACCCGCTGCGCTACCTGCTCATCATGAACTGGAGGGTGTGCGCCCTCCTGGCCGCCGGCACCTGGATCACCAGCtccttccacgccaccatcctcaCCAGCCTGACCTTCACGCTGCCCTACTGTGGGTCCAACGTGGTGGACTATTTCTTCTGTGACATCTTCCCGGTGGTCAAGCTGGCCTGTGCAGACACGTACATCATCGAGACTGTGACCTTCACCAACACTGGCATGGTGCCCATGACCTGCTTCCTCCTCATCCTCACCTCTTACGTCAGGATCGTCTACTCCATCCTGAAGATAAACTCGGCCGACGGGAGGCGCAAAGCAGCCTCCACTTGTGGCTCACATCTGGCGGTGGTGACGCTGTTCTTCGGGCCctgtgccctggtctacactcagCCCCAGCTGAGCACAGGGATGGTGTCCGCTGTGCAGCTCTTTGGCTATGTGGTCACACCCATGCTGAACCCGGCCATCTACACGCTGAGGAACAAGGAGGTGAAAGCGGCTctgagaaaactgagagggggtCAAATGCCTCCACGTTGA
- the LOC117870540 gene encoding olfactory receptor 10G6-like has protein sequence MECGNRSQIPHFILVGLSYPPELRVPLFLFFLLIYLLTLCGNLLILLAVARERRLHKPMYWFLCHLSFLDMTVSSVVVPKVVAGFLSGGGAISFHGCVAQLFFFHFLGCTECFLYTVMAYDRFLAICKPLRYSVIMNRRACLCLAAGTWLGGSLHSLIETALTFRLPYGRDTQVGYIFCDIPAVLKLACGDTALNELVTFIDVGFVAMTCFLLILTSYVYIVSAILRIRSTEGRRRAFSTCVAHLTVVVTYYVPLVFIYLRPGSQHPVDRVVGIFYTTVTPLLNPLIYTLRNKEMKASLWIVL, from the exons ATGGAGTGTGGGAACAGATCCCAGATCCCCCATTTCATCCTGGTGGGGCTCTCGTACCCCCCAGAGCTGCGGGTGCCCttgttcctcttcttcctcctcatctaCCTGTTGACGCTGTGCGGGAACCTGCTCATCCTGCTGGCGGTGGCCCGGGAGCGCCGGCTGCACAAGCCCATGTACTGGTTCCTCTGCCACTTGTCCTTCCTGGACATGACGGTCTCCTCGGTGGTGGTGCCCaaggtggtggccggcttcctgTCGGGCGGCGGGGCCATCTCCTTCCATGGCTGCGTGGCCCAGCTCTTCTTCTTCCACTTCCTGGGCTGCACCGAGTGCTTCCTCTACACGGTCATGGCCTACGACCGCTTCCTGGCCATCTGCAAGCCACTGCGCTACAGCGTCATTATGAACCGCAGAGCCTGCCTGTGCCTGGCAGCGGGGACCTGGCTAGGGGGTTCCCTGCACTCGCTGATAGAGACTGCACTCACCTTCCGCCTGCCCTACGGCCGGGACACCCAGGTAGGCTACATCTTCTGCGATATCCCGGCTGTGCTGAAGCTGGCCTGCGGGGACACAGCGCTCAACGAGCTGGTGACATTCATCGACGTGGGATTCGTGGCCATGACCTGCTTCCTGCTGATCCTGACGTCCTATGTCTACATTGTCTCGGCCATCCTGAGGATCCGCTCCACTGAGGGCAGGCGTCGGGCCTTCTCCACCTGCGTGGCACATCTCACCGTGGTGGTGACCTACTACGTGCCCCTGGTCTTCATCTACCTGAGGCCGGGGTCCCAGCACCCCGTGGACAGGGTGGTGGGTATATTCTACACCACGGTGACCCCGCTCCTCAACCCCCTCATCTACACGCTGAGGAACAAGGAGATGAAAGCT tcattgtggatagttctctga
- the LOC117870543 gene encoding olfactory receptor 958-like, with translation MGLVNHTLVSHFILLGIPNTDGLQTILFVTFLAFYLCTLLGNLLIFSAILADRRLHTPMYFFLCNLSVLDIGISSISIPKLLANLWAQSRVISLGGCMSQVFFWHFLCSTECLLYTVMAYDRYVAICHPLRYLLIMNRRVCALLAAGTWITSSFHATILTSLTFTLPYCRSNVVDYFFCDIFPVVKLACADTYVIETVTFTNTGMVPTTCFLLILTSYILIVYSVLKMNSAEGRRKAVSTCGSHLVVVTLFFGPCTLVYTQPQLSKVLVTPVQIFSNVVTPMLNPAIYTLRNKEVKAALRKLRGGQTPAR, from the coding sequence ATGGGGCTGGTCAACCACACTCTGGTGTCTCATTTCATCCTCTTAGGGATCCCCAACACTGACGGCCTCCAGACCATCCTCTTCGTCACCTTCTTAGCCTTCTACCTCTGCACCCTGCTGGGCAACCTGCTCATCTTCTCAGCCATCCTCGCTGACCGCCGCctgcacacccccatgtacttcttcctctgCAACCTCTCCGTGCTGGACATTGGAATCTCTTCCATCAGCATCCCTAAATTGCTGGCCAACCTCTGGGCTCAGAGCAGGGTCATCTCGCTGGGCGGGTGCATGTCTCAGGTCTTCTTCTGGCACTTCCTGTGCAGCACCGAGTGCCTGCTCTACACCGTCATGGCCTACGACCGGTACGTGGCCATCTGCCACCCGCTGCGCTACCTGCTCATCATGAACCGGAGGGTGTGCGCCCTCCTGGCCGCCGGCACCTGGATTACCAGCTCCTTCCATGCCACCATCCTCACCAGCCTGACCTTCACGCTGCCCTACTGCAGGTCCAACGTGGTGGACTATTTCTTCTGTGACATCTTCCCGGTGGTCAAGCTGGCTTGTGCGGACACGTACGTCATCGAGACTGTGACCTTCACCAACACTGGTATGGTGCCCACAACCTGCTTCCTCCTCATCCTCACCTCCTACATCCTCATAGTCTACTCTGTCCTGAAGATGAACTCAGCCGAAGGGCGGCGCAAAGCAGTCTCCACTTGTGGCTCACATCTGGTGGTGGTGACGCTGTTCTTTGGGCCCTGTACCCTGGTCTATACGCAGCCCCAGCTGAGCAAAGTGCTGGTGACCCCTGTGCAGATCTTCAGCAACGTGGTCACGCCCATGCTGAACCCGGCCATCTACACGCTGAGGAACAAGGAGGTAAAAGCGGCTctgagaaaactgagagggggtCAAACGCCTGCACGTTGA